One region of Ictalurus punctatus breed USDA103 chromosome 6, Coco_2.0, whole genome shotgun sequence genomic DNA includes:
- the LOC128632901 gene encoding GATA zinc finger domain-containing protein 14, with the protein MRLLIQTFTICLALFLCLAAPSHHHDDVKGEKVIGASDHSNDDAHSDHANNGPDHANNGPNQKNNGPDHENNGPDHANNGPNQKNNGPDHANNGPDHANNGPNQKNNGPDHANNGPNQKNNGPDHENNGPDHANNGPNQKNNGPCHKNNGPDHANNGPDHTNNSTGHKNNGPDHTNNGPDHTNNGPDHKNNGTDHTNNGPDHTNNGASHKNNGPCHANNGPGHANNGPDHENNGSDHANNGPNQKNNGPDHGNNGPNQKNNGPDHENNGPDHANNGHNQKNGGPHHESNGPDNANNGHNQKNNGPNQKNNGPGHKNNGPDHENNGPDHANNGHNQKNGGPHHESNGPDNANNGHNQKNNGPNQKNNGPGHKNNGPDHANNGPDHANNGQHQKNNGPNQKNNGPGHKNNGPDHANNGPDHANNGPDY; encoded by the exons ATGAGGCTACTGATCCAGACCTTCACGATCTGCCTGGCTCTCTTCCTCTGCCTGGCAGCTCCCTC GCATCACCATGACGATGTTAAAG GTGAAAAGGTAATTGGGGCTAGTGACCATTCTAATGACGACGCCCACTCCGACCATGCAAACAATGGCCCCGACCACGCAAACAATGGCCCCAACCAGAAAAACAACGGCCCAGACCACGAAAACAATGGCCCCGACCACGCAAACAACGGCCCTAACCAGAAAAACAACGGCCCAGACCACGCAAATAATGGCCCAGACCATGCAAACAATGGCCCCAACCAGAAAAACAACGGCCCAGACCACGCAAACAATGGCCCCAACCAGAAAAACAACGGCCCAGACCACGAAAACAATGGCCCCGACCACGCAAACAACGGCCCTAACCAGAAAAACAATGGCCCCTGCCATAAAAACAACGGCCCCGATCATGCAAACAACGGCCCCGACCACACAAACAACAGCACCGGCCATAAAAACAATGGCCCTGACCACACAAACAATGGCCCCGACCATACAAACAACGGCCCCGACCACAAAAATAACGGCACCGACCACACAAACAACGGCCCCGACCACACAAACAACGGTGCAAGCCATAAAAACAACGGCCCATGCCATGCAAACAACGGCCCCGGCCATGCAAACAACGGCCCCGACCACGAAAACAATGGCTCCGACCACGCAAACAATGGCCCTAACCAGAAAAACAATGGCCCCGACCACGGAAACAATGGCCCCAACCAGAAAAACAACGGCCCAGACCACGAAAACAATGGCCCCGACCACGCAAACAACGGCCATAACCAGAAAAACGGCGGCCCACACCACGAAAGCAATGGCCCCGATAACGCAAACAACGGCCATAACCAGAAAAACAATGGCCCCAACCAGAAAAACAATGGCCCAGGCCATAAAAACAACGGCCCAGACCACGAAAACAATGGCCCCGACCACGCAAACAACGGCCATAACCAGAAAAACGGCGGCCCACACCACGAAAGCAATGGCCCCGATAACGCAAACAACGGCCATAACCAGAAAAACAATGGCCCCAACCAGAAAAACAATGGCCCAGGCCATAAAAACAACGGCCCCGACCACGCAAACAACGGCCCCGACCACGCAAACAATGGCCAACACCAGAAAAACAATGGCCCCAACCAGAAAAACAATGGCCCAGGCCATAAAAACAATGGCCCCGACCACGCAAACAATGGCCCCGACCATGCAAACAACGGCCCAGACTATTAA